A region from the Terriglobales bacterium genome encodes:
- a CDS encoding enoyl-ACP reductase: MSQSLEGRNAVVFGVANKRSIAWAIAQSLAGAGARLAITYQNARLAEEARDLIAELPGAEGFQCDVSSDQEVERLFGELQSRYGKLHVLVHSVAYAPAEELKGEFVDTSREGFRIAHDVSVYSLIALARAAAPLMTEGGSIITMTYYGAEKVVPHYNVMGVAKAALEASVRYLAHDLGKRNIRVNAISAGPIKTLAARGIAGLGDMLKSHAERAPLGRNVEVGEVGSTALFLATDASRAITGEVIYVDCGYNIMGF, from the coding sequence ATGTCCCAGTCTCTAGAAGGTCGCAATGCCGTCGTCTTCGGAGTAGCCAACAAGCGCTCGATCGCCTGGGCCATTGCGCAGAGTCTGGCTGGCGCCGGCGCCCGTCTCGCCATCACCTACCAGAATGCGCGGCTGGCCGAGGAAGCCCGCGACCTCATCGCCGAACTTCCCGGCGCGGAGGGTTTTCAATGCGATGTCTCCAGCGACCAGGAAGTCGAGCGTCTGTTCGGCGAGCTGCAATCCCGCTACGGCAAGCTGCATGTGCTGGTGCACTCCGTCGCCTATGCCCCCGCCGAGGAATTGAAGGGCGAGTTCGTGGACACGTCGCGCGAAGGCTTTCGCATCGCCCACGACGTCAGCGTCTACTCACTGATCGCGCTGGCGCGCGCCGCTGCCCCGCTCATGACTGAAGGCGGCAGCATCATCACCATGACCTACTACGGAGCCGAGAAGGTCGTGCCCCATTACAACGTCATGGGCGTGGCCAAGGCGGCGCTCGAGGCCAGCGTCCGTTACCTCGCCCACGACCTCGGCAAGCGCAACATCCGCGTCAACGCCATCTCCGCCGGGCCGATCAAGACCCTGGCCGCGCGTGGTATCGCCGGTCTCGGCGACATGCTCAAGTCCCACGCCGAGCGCGCCCCGCTCGGCCGCAACGTGGAGGTCGGCGAGGTCGGCTCCACCGCTCTGTTCCTGGCGACCGACGCTTCTCGCGCCATCACCGGCGAGGTGATCTACGTCGATTGCGGCTACAACATCATGGGATTCTAG
- a CDS encoding PilZ domain-containing protein yields MAKERMELVATPPELSDEKRRAKRFTMRLPIQVYIDNGIMREVTGVTRDLGAGGVYFYLDTPLRTGAEIEYVVTLPRELVLMDRVQVRYRGRVVRTEVVPGQQIGIAAASTHFEYV; encoded by the coding sequence TTGGCGAAGGAACGGATGGAGTTGGTGGCGACCCCGCCCGAGCTCAGCGACGAGAAGCGCCGCGCCAAGCGCTTCACCATGCGTCTGCCCATCCAGGTATATATCGACAACGGCATCATGCGCGAGGTTACGGGCGTGACTCGCGACCTGGGCGCCGGCGGCGTCTATTTCTATCTCGACACGCCCTTGCGTACCGGTGCGGAGATCGAGTACGTCGTCACCCTCCCCCGCGAACTCGTCCTCATGGACCGGGTTCAGGTGCGGTACCGGGGCCGCGTCGTCCGCACCGAGGTCGTCCCCGGCCAGCAGATCGGCATCGCCGCCGCCAGCACCCACTTCGAGTACGTGTAG
- a CDS encoding cell wall biosynthesis glycosyltransferase codes for MEAFLPAELESRLKEVGEADIIAGIPSYNNARTIGHVVRAVAAGLAKYFPERRSILVNSDGASKDGTPEVVLKAEVDTDSLFLVAHPVRPVQRLSTPYHGIPGKGSAFRTIFEVARRLNAKACLVVDSDLRSITPQWVDLLVRPVLERNIDFVAPYYLRHKYDGTITNGIIYPLTRALFGKSVRQPIGGDFGFSGRLAAHYLTKDVWETDVARFGIDIWMTVTAMGDGFHIGQSYLGAKLHDAKDPGADLTAMFRQVVGSLFSLMGSYQAVWKEPKAPEAVPMFGFPFDVGVEPITVDVNRMIRAYALGVRDLDEVYRAFLSPETRESLSAWAKVEGETFRIPDVLWVHLIYEYAAAHHQKKMDRDHLMQSLVPLYLGRTASFVLEVRESNALQVEERIEQLCRVFVEEKPYLLAHWSGAPPEKAEKAEKVEKEESRAIAD; via the coding sequence GTGGAAGCCTTCCTGCCCGCCGAACTGGAGTCTCGCCTCAAGGAGGTGGGAGAGGCGGACATCATCGCGGGCATTCCCAGCTATAACAACGCGCGCACGATCGGGCACGTGGTGCGCGCCGTAGCTGCCGGACTGGCCAAGTACTTTCCCGAACGGCGATCCATCCTGGTCAATTCCGATGGTGCCTCCAAGGACGGCACGCCGGAAGTCGTGCTGAAGGCCGAGGTGGATACGGACTCGCTGTTCCTGGTGGCCCACCCGGTGCGTCCGGTGCAGCGGCTGAGCACCCCGTATCACGGCATCCCGGGGAAGGGCAGCGCGTTCCGCACCATCTTCGAGGTGGCGCGGCGGCTGAATGCGAAGGCCTGCCTGGTGGTGGACTCAGACCTGCGCAGCATCACGCCGCAATGGGTGGATCTGCTGGTGCGGCCGGTGCTGGAGCGCAACATCGATTTCGTCGCACCTTACTACCTGCGCCACAAGTACGACGGCACCATCACCAACGGCATCATCTATCCGCTGACCCGAGCCCTGTTCGGCAAGAGCGTGCGGCAGCCCATCGGGGGAGACTTCGGTTTTTCCGGCCGCCTGGCCGCTCACTACCTGACGAAGGACGTGTGGGAGACCGACGTGGCACGCTTCGGCATCGACATCTGGATGACGGTGACGGCGATGGGAGACGGGTTCCACATCGGCCAATCGTACCTGGGCGCCAAGCTGCACGACGCCAAAGATCCGGGAGCGGACCTGACCGCCATGTTCCGCCAGGTCGTGGGCTCGCTGTTCTCCTTGATGGGCAGCTACCAGGCGGTATGGAAGGAACCCAAGGCACCAGAAGCGGTACCCATGTTCGGGTTTCCGTTCGATGTGGGCGTGGAGCCCATCACGGTGGACGTCAACCGGATGATCCGCGCGTATGCGCTGGGCGTACGCGACCTGGACGAGGTGTACCGGGCGTTCCTTTCGCCCGAGACCCGCGAGTCCCTGTCGGCATGGGCGAAGGTGGAGGGTGAAACGTTCCGCATCCCGGATGTCCTGTGGGTGCACCTCATCTACGAGTACGCGGCGGCACACCATCAGAAGAAGATGGATCGCGACCACCTGATGCAGTCGCTGGTGCCGTTGTACCTGGGGCGGACGGCGTCGTTCGTGTTGGAAGTGCGGGAGAGCAACGCTCTTCAAGTGGAAGAACGCATTGAGCAGTTATGCAGGGTCTTTGTGGAAGAGAAGCCCTACCTGCTGGCGCACTGGTCGGGCGCGCCGCCGGAGAAGGCGGAGAAGGCGGAGAAGGTAGAGAAGGAGGAGTCCCGTGCAATCGCTGATTGA
- a CDS encoding HAD-IIB family hydrolase, translating to MSPLPPRYVVFTDLDGTLLDHRTYSWAAAQPALDELERRSIPLVFCSSKTRAEIEDLRRRLRNPHPFITENGGGVFIPQEYFKRKIPGEIRLGRYHCLALGKPYDEIVEQLQELAAEAGAEVAGFHQMSAREVAANTGLDLRRADLAKRRDFDEPFFFAGSDPRAESRFVQIAQQRGLEVVRGGRFHHLFAGSDKGKAVRRLMDLYRRASHVRMRSVALGDSANDQPMLAAVEHAVLLPGHEGVFDAQVLDKLPRITRAEAPGPEGWNRAILELLQA from the coding sequence GTGAGTCCCCTGCCCCCGCGCTACGTTGTTTTCACCGATCTCGACGGGACGCTGCTCGACCATCGTACCTATTCCTGGGCGGCGGCCCAACCCGCGCTCGACGAGTTGGAGCGGCGGTCCATCCCGCTGGTGTTCTGTAGCAGCAAGACCCGCGCCGAGATCGAAGACCTGCGCCGGCGTCTGCGCAATCCTCATCCCTTCATCACCGAGAACGGGGGCGGCGTGTTCATCCCCCAGGAATACTTCAAGCGCAAGATTCCCGGCGAGATTCGCCTGGGGCGCTACCATTGCCTGGCATTGGGCAAGCCGTACGACGAGATCGTCGAACAACTGCAGGAGCTCGCGGCGGAAGCGGGCGCCGAGGTGGCGGGGTTTCACCAGATGAGCGCGCGCGAGGTCGCGGCCAACACCGGGCTCGACCTGCGACGGGCCGACCTGGCCAAGCGGAGGGATTTCGACGAGCCATTCTTTTTCGCCGGATCCGACCCCCGGGCGGAATCCAGGTTCGTTCAGATTGCGCAGCAGCGCGGGCTCGAGGTCGTCCGCGGCGGGCGCTTCCACCATTTGTTTGCGGGAAGCGACAAAGGCAAGGCGGTGCGCAGGCTGATGGACTTGTACCGTCGCGCTTCGCACGTCCGCATGCGCAGCGTGGCGCTGGGCGACAGCGCCAACGATCAGCCTATGCTGGCGGCCGTGGAGCACGCGGTCTTGCTGCCCGGACATGAGGGAGTGTTCGACGCCCAAGTGCTGGACAAGCTGCCCAGAATCACGCGCGCCGAGGCGCCGGGGCCGGAGGGATGGAACCGGGCGATTCTCGAACTTCTCCAAGCATGA
- a CDS encoding ABC transporter substrate-binding protein, protein MLRSRIWRAGLAVALVTGLVAWWQHRETPRDDGTITLVFAHAKHPRYAFLSDLVRRFEQEHPGVRVREQVLPASTDEQHQFYVLNLPAGAADIDLIDMDIIWVPEFARAGWLTELTPHVPQNELAPLHPAARTVDRLDGRLYAVPWFVDAGVLYYRRDLLEKYGFSPPQSYPELLHQAQHILAQEKDPRLTGFLWQGMQYEGLVCSALEFIRGNGGEVLRGGRSALREPQTEEALRFMSAMIRTEHVTPALVTTLNEEASRHIFQSGRAIFMRNWPYVWRLMQQPDSAVAGRFGLEIVPSFPGHASVPTMGGFHLGVNSRSRHQKEAIEFLRFMIRHSSQKEIVLRVGVLAAHMEVYRDPEVRQAIPFLSDLLPALEQAQPRPVTPYYLMISQVLQPELSAVVAGIRTPEEAMRLADEQVSRLLEAE, encoded by the coding sequence ATGCTGCGGTCGCGAATTTGGAGGGCGGGGTTGGCCGTGGCCCTGGTGACGGGGCTGGTGGCGTGGTGGCAACACCGCGAGACTCCTCGCGACGACGGCACCATCACGCTGGTGTTCGCGCACGCCAAGCATCCGCGCTACGCCTTCTTGAGCGACCTGGTCCGCCGTTTTGAGCAGGAACATCCGGGCGTTCGCGTGCGCGAGCAGGTCCTGCCCGCGTCCACCGATGAGCAACACCAGTTCTATGTGCTGAACCTTCCGGCGGGCGCCGCGGACATCGACCTGATCGATATGGACATCATCTGGGTGCCTGAATTCGCGCGCGCCGGTTGGCTCACGGAGTTAACGCCGCACGTGCCGCAGAACGAACTGGCCCCGTTACATCCGGCCGCGCGCACCGTGGATCGGCTCGACGGCCGGCTGTACGCGGTCCCGTGGTTCGTGGACGCCGGAGTCCTCTACTATCGCCGCGATCTGCTCGAGAAGTACGGTTTCTCCCCGCCCCAGAGCTACCCGGAACTGCTGCACCAGGCCCAGCACATTCTGGCGCAGGAAAAGGATCCACGCCTCACCGGGTTTCTGTGGCAAGGCATGCAGTACGAAGGGCTGGTGTGCTCGGCGCTGGAGTTCATCCGCGGCAACGGCGGAGAGGTGTTACGGGGCGGCCGCAGCGCACTGCGTGAGCCGCAGACCGAGGAAGCGCTCCGTTTCATGAGCGCCATGATCCGTACCGAGCATGTGACCCCGGCGCTGGTGACGACGCTCAATGAAGAAGCGTCACGGCACATCTTCCAGTCGGGGCGAGCCATCTTCATGCGCAACTGGCCCTATGTATGGCGGCTGATGCAGCAGCCGGATTCGGCGGTGGCCGGCCGCTTCGGGCTCGAGATCGTACCGTCCTTCCCGGGCCACGCCAGCGTGCCTACGATGGGCGGTTTTCATCTTGGCGTGAATTCCCGCTCTCGCCATCAGAAGGAAGCGATCGAGTTCCTGCGCTTCATGATCCGCCACTCTTCGCAGAAGGAAATCGTATTGCGCGTGGGCGTGCTGGCCGCGCACATGGAGGTGTACCGCGATCCCGAGGTAAGACAGGCCATCCCGTTCCTTTCCGACCTGCTGCCGGCGCTCGAACAGGCGCAGCCCCGACCGGTCACCCCCTACTACCTGATGATCTCGCAGGTGCTGCAACCGGAACTGAGCGCGGTGGTGGCCGGGATCCGGACGCCGGAAGAAGCCATGCGGCTGGCCGATGAACAGGTGTCGCGCCTGCTGGAGGCGGAGTGA
- a CDS encoding sugar ABC transporter permease — translation MNSRRRAVLERYALVGPAVSFAATLALVPVLATVWLSLRQEMPIFGISRFVGLENYRQLLADQRFWNSLGNTAYFVGVSVALELALGLGLALLLNQRFRGRGAARALALVPWAVPGVVAARFWEWIFNADFGVLNYLLGIHVNWLGDPFWALHAAIAADVWKTTPFVFLLILAGLQVIPEDLYRAARMDGATGWKLFRYVTLPLLRPVILLALLFRTMDAARIFDLIFVLTGGGPANESETLVVYAYKLLYRTLQFGYGSAVAVATFLFVFALSLAYLHQLRRAWEQRAREAA, via the coding sequence GTGAACTCCCGCCGGAGGGCCGTCCTTGAGCGCTATGCGCTGGTCGGACCTGCGGTGAGCTTTGCTGCCACCCTGGCGCTCGTCCCGGTGCTGGCCACCGTGTGGCTCAGCCTCCGGCAGGAGATGCCGATCTTCGGAATCTCACGCTTTGTCGGGCTGGAAAACTATCGCCAGCTGCTCGCCGACCAGCGCTTCTGGAATTCCCTGGGCAACACCGCGTACTTCGTAGGAGTCTCGGTAGCGTTGGAACTGGCGCTGGGCCTGGGCCTGGCGCTGCTGCTCAACCAGCGCTTCCGAGGCCGCGGAGCGGCACGCGCCCTGGCGCTGGTTCCCTGGGCGGTCCCCGGTGTGGTAGCGGCGCGCTTCTGGGAGTGGATCTTCAACGCCGACTTCGGCGTGCTCAACTATCTACTCGGAATCCACGTGAACTGGCTCGGCGACCCATTCTGGGCCCTGCACGCAGCCATCGCGGCCGACGTCTGGAAGACTACGCCATTCGTCTTTCTGCTGATATTGGCCGGTCTGCAGGTGATTCCGGAGGATCTGTACCGGGCGGCACGCATGGATGGGGCCACCGGCTGGAAGCTGTTTCGCTACGTCACGCTGCCGCTGCTGCGTCCGGTGATCTTGCTCGCCCTGCTTTTCCGCACGATGGACGCCGCGCGCATCTTCGACTTGATCTTCGTGCTCACCGGCGGCGGTCCGGCCAACGAGAGCGAAACCCTGGTGGTCTACGCCTACAAGCTGCTCTATCGGACCTTGCAATTCGGCTACGGGTCAGCGGTGGCCGTGGCCACGTTCCTGTTCGTGTTTGCGCTGAGCCTCGCCTATCTCCATCAGTTGCGGCGGGCCTGGGAACAGCGCGCCAGGGAGGCCGCGTGA
- a CDS encoding carbohydrate ABC transporter permease, with protein sequence MSRSGLKSLFLAASVGLMLSFVLMPFAWQLVTALKPTGQLAQLPPLLPSPPTLSHFLAVLAAPGFLRAFLNSALVAVASVLLGFSLGIPASYALAKLEIRGRSFVLVGLLFLSMFPAISNVGPLYLVFIRLGIRDNLLAVILAHAVFTLPFTVWTLTSFFQEIPDDLYRAARVDGCSHLGILRHVVLPLGAPGLLSVGLLVFIFSWNEFLYAFTLTASPRARTLPVAIALFPGLHEIPWGEIAAAAVLATLPSVLLVLLFQRRIVSGLTAGAVKG encoded by the coding sequence GTGAGCCGCTCCGGGCTGAAATCGCTCTTCCTCGCGGCGTCGGTGGGTTTGATGTTGAGTTTCGTTCTGATGCCGTTCGCCTGGCAGTTGGTCACGGCACTGAAGCCTACGGGGCAACTGGCGCAGCTGCCGCCGCTGCTGCCTTCGCCGCCCACCTTGAGTCACTTTCTCGCCGTGCTGGCTGCGCCGGGTTTCCTGCGCGCGTTCCTGAATAGCGCGCTGGTCGCCGTAGCCAGCGTATTGCTGGGCTTCTCTCTGGGCATTCCGGCCTCCTACGCGCTGGCCAAGCTGGAGATACGCGGACGGAGCTTCGTGCTGGTGGGGTTGTTGTTCCTCTCCATGTTTCCGGCCATCTCCAACGTCGGGCCGCTTTACCTAGTATTCATTCGGCTGGGTATCCGCGACAACCTGCTGGCCGTCATTCTGGCGCATGCCGTTTTCACTCTGCCGTTCACAGTGTGGACACTGACCAGTTTCTTCCAGGAGATTCCGGACGACCTGTACCGGGCGGCGCGCGTAGACGGGTGTTCGCACCTTGGCATTTTGCGGCACGTAGTGCTGCCGCTAGGCGCACCGGGCTTGCTGAGCGTGGGGCTGCTGGTGTTCATCTTTTCCTGGAACGAGTTCTTGTACGCTTTCACGCTGACGGCGAGTCCGCGAGCGCGAACGCTGCCGGTCGCCATCGCGTTGTTTCCCGGATTGCATGAGATTCCGTGGGGTGAGATCGCGGCCGCCGCCGTGCTGGCGACGCTGCCCAGTGTGTTGCTGGTCCTCCTGTTCCAGCGGCGCATCGTCAGCGGGCTCACGGCGGGAGCGGTAAAGGGCTAG
- a CDS encoding ABC transporter ATP-binding protein: protein MDLHLENLSKRFGNRVAVEIPSLTIAQGEFFTLVGPSGCGKSTTLNLIAGLEDASSGAIRLDSRDLTGLSPHQRDIAFVFQSYALYPHRTVFGNMAFPLELAGKASEEIRQRVNHAAQMLDLVRLLDKRPAQLSGGERQRVALGRAIVRQPQLFLFDEPLSNLDAPLRAQMRRELRRLHTQLKTTFIYVTHDQEEALSLSDRIAVMKAGSVEQCGTPTEIYERPANVFVAAFFGTPTINLLEATVQVADGAGWVRVGEQRLPAGVAAKVVPEGKVTLGVRPEHVRVSREHRANAWPAKVGLVEPHGALAYLDLELAGLRITAVERVELGFRTGEQVWLHIEPERIHSFDPASGARLEG, encoded by the coding sequence ATGGACCTCCACCTCGAGAATCTCAGCAAGCGTTTTGGCAACCGGGTGGCGGTAGAGATACCCTCGCTCACCATCGCGCAGGGCGAGTTCTTCACGCTGGTGGGCCCGAGCGGATGCGGCAAGTCCACTACGCTCAACCTGATTGCGGGACTGGAAGATGCCTCCAGCGGCGCGATCCGGCTCGACAGCCGTGACCTCACGGGCCTGTCGCCTCACCAGCGGGACATTGCCTTCGTGTTCCAGAGTTACGCCTTGTATCCGCACCGGACGGTGTTCGGCAACATGGCATTCCCGCTGGAGCTGGCCGGCAAGGCCAGCGAGGAGATCCGGCAGCGGGTAAACCACGCCGCCCAGATGCTCGACCTGGTGCGCTTGTTGGACAAGCGGCCGGCGCAACTTTCCGGCGGCGAAAGGCAGCGAGTTGCGCTGGGCCGCGCCATCGTGCGGCAGCCCCAGCTGTTCCTGTTCGACGAGCCGTTGTCCAACCTCGATGCGCCGTTGCGCGCCCAGATGCGACGCGAGCTGCGGCGGCTGCACACGCAACTGAAGACGACTTTCATCTACGTCACCCATGACCAGGAGGAAGCGCTCTCCCTCTCCGACCGCATTGCGGTGATGAAGGCGGGTTCGGTCGAGCAATGCGGTACTCCTACCGAGATCTACGAACGGCCGGCCAACGTTTTCGTCGCTGCCTTTTTTGGTACTCCGACCATCAATCTGCTTGAAGCCACAGTGCAGGTAGCCGATGGCGCAGGCTGGGTCCGGGTCGGTGAGCAACGGCTGCCTGCGGGAGTTGCCGCGAAGGTCGTTCCCGAAGGCAAAGTGACGCTGGGCGTACGTCCGGAGCATGTGCGCGTCAGCCGAGAGCATCGAGCAAACGCTTGGCCGGCCAAAGTGGGCCTGGTGGAACCGCATGGCGCCCTGGCCTATCTGGACCTCGAACTGGCGGGACTGCGCATCACCGCGGTGGAGCGCGTGGAACTCGGGTTCCGCACCGGTGAGCAGGTGTGGCTGCACATCGAGCCGGAGCGCATCCACTCCTTCGATCCAGCGAGTGGCGCACGACTCGAAGGCTAG
- a CDS encoding prolipoprotein diacylglyceryl transferase family protein — protein sequence MGPLRLGTYGLMVWLGLVCGYKALEADLKRRRLSADALNIVLWLGAAGLAGSKLYHVLETPAELFADPLGRLFSSSGFAWYGAAIAGLVTVILLARHYKMPLLVMLDVTAPAVTLGYAVGRIGCLLSGDGDYGVPTSLPWGMSFPHGLVPTTERVHPTPIYEFLAGVVIFYYLWRVGAKVLLQPRPVGEVAAQYFMLSGLARFLVEFIRINPRSVFGLTNAQAVSLLSMAAGVILVIVVRRRFKRDKAEHRIAQHASEHGTVMQPEYHRATPECPHPERWRMYDSMTAEVEVLEFLKSLVTTVKPSLVVETGSFMGASTLWMAEGLKQNGFGKVITCEHDPVVFAKAKERLQAAGLTPWVDCRNQSSLELKVDGTIDLFFSDSDPPIREQEVRRFLPQVSPTGLILMHDASSHLKVVREAALRMEQEGLISVVLMPTPRGLVVAQKRAGRK from the coding sequence ATCGGCCCGCTAAGGCTGGGGACCTACGGCCTGATGGTCTGGCTGGGGCTGGTGTGTGGCTACAAAGCCCTGGAAGCCGACCTGAAGCGGCGCAGGCTCTCGGCGGACGCCCTGAACATCGTGCTGTGGCTGGGCGCCGCCGGCTTGGCGGGCTCGAAGCTCTACCACGTACTGGAGACGCCGGCCGAGCTGTTCGCCGATCCCCTGGGGCGGCTGTTCAGTTCCAGCGGATTCGCCTGGTATGGAGCCGCCATCGCCGGTCTTGTGACGGTGATTCTGCTGGCGCGGCACTACAAAATGCCGCTGCTGGTGATGCTGGATGTGACCGCGCCGGCAGTGACGCTGGGATACGCAGTCGGACGCATCGGGTGCCTGCTTTCGGGCGACGGTGACTATGGCGTCCCGACCTCGCTTCCCTGGGGCATGAGCTTCCCGCACGGCCTGGTGCCGACGACGGAGCGCGTGCACCCAACGCCCATTTACGAGTTCCTGGCGGGCGTAGTCATCTTCTATTACCTCTGGCGGGTGGGCGCGAAGGTGCTCCTGCAACCGCGCCCGGTGGGCGAAGTGGCCGCCCAGTACTTCATGTTAAGTGGATTGGCGCGCTTCCTGGTGGAGTTCATCCGCATCAACCCGCGATCAGTCTTTGGGCTGACCAACGCGCAGGCGGTGAGCCTGCTTTCGATGGCCGCCGGTGTCATCCTGGTGATCGTGGTGCGGCGGCGGTTCAAGCGAGATAAGGCGGAGCACCGCATCGCGCAGCACGCCAGTGAGCACGGAACCGTGATGCAGCCGGAGTACCACCGCGCCACGCCCGAATGCCCGCATCCGGAGCGCTGGCGAATGTACGACTCCATGACCGCCGAGGTCGAGGTACTGGAATTCCTGAAGTCCCTGGTCACCACCGTCAAGCCGAGCCTGGTAGTCGAGACCGGCAGTTTCATGGGCGCAAGCACGCTGTGGATGGCCGAGGGACTGAAACAGAACGGATTCGGGAAAGTCATCACCTGCGAGCACGACCCGGTGGTGTTCGCGAAGGCGAAGGAGCGGCTGCAGGCGGCCGGGCTGACGCCGTGGGTCGATTGCCGCAACCAGTCGAGCCTGGAGCTCAAGGTCGATGGGACGATCGACCTGTTCTTCAGCGACAGCGATCCACCCATCCGCGAGCAGGAGGTCCGGCGCTTCCTGCCGCAAGTGAGTCCCACGGGCTTGATCCTGATGCACGACGCCAGCTCGCACCTGAAAGTGGTTCGCGAGGCGGCGCTGCGGATGGAGCAGGAAGGATTGATTTCGGTGGTGCTGATGCCCACACCGCGCGGGCTGGTGGTGGCGCAAAAGAGAGCGGGTCGGAAGTAG
- a CDS encoding tetratricopeptide repeat protein — protein MRPTRVFIAALLLLGASTAAPAQLAQIIIIPAGTPEDGALQQVNQEPDPQKKAQMLEEFVQQFSSNAAAVAYGQSQLAELALARGDAQDALAHGDKALEAMPNNLDLIMAQVTAALQIKDNARLVEYALRGGELYNTIGKQKPEGMTDEEFRPRVEEQRAQYKSSYEYLESVAFNGIAGEEKPSERMALIERFTPAFPESKFEEQVAQFAMIALQQMNDRQRLVSYAEKTLAANPESVPVLVLLADTFGSDPKTAARGVEYGRKATELADKEAASDPQRALLAATAHTTLGKALLNQGNSRAAIAELQEASGALKNEPGVLAECLYYLGFAYAKLNRLTEARQVLMQAVEINSPYRQPARDLLVKVNAARSRTR, from the coding sequence ATGCGCCCCACGCGTGTGTTCATCGCGGCCCTCCTGCTGCTGGGGGCAAGCACAGCGGCACCAGCGCAACTCGCCCAGATCATCATCATTCCCGCCGGTACGCCCGAGGATGGCGCGCTCCAGCAGGTCAATCAGGAGCCGGATCCTCAGAAAAAGGCGCAGATGCTCGAGGAATTCGTGCAGCAGTTCTCCTCAAACGCCGCAGCCGTGGCCTATGGACAGTCCCAGTTGGCGGAACTGGCGCTGGCACGGGGCGATGCCCAGGACGCTCTTGCGCATGGCGACAAGGCGCTCGAAGCCATGCCCAACAATCTGGACCTGATCATGGCGCAGGTCACGGCGGCGCTGCAGATCAAGGACAACGCGCGCTTGGTGGAATACGCGTTGCGCGGCGGCGAGCTGTACAACACCATCGGCAAGCAAAAACCGGAAGGCATGACGGACGAAGAGTTCCGGCCAAGAGTCGAGGAGCAGCGGGCGCAGTACAAGTCGTCCTACGAGTACCTGGAAAGCGTGGCCTTCAACGGCATCGCCGGCGAAGAGAAGCCGTCGGAGCGCATGGCTCTGATCGAACGCTTCACGCCCGCGTTTCCGGAGTCGAAATTCGAGGAACAGGTAGCCCAGTTCGCTATGATCGCGCTGCAGCAAATGAACGATCGGCAGCGCCTGGTCTCCTATGCGGAGAAAACGCTGGCCGCGAATCCGGAAAGCGTTCCCGTGCTGGTGCTGCTGGCGGACACATTTGGTTCCGATCCGAAGACGGCGGCCCGCGGGGTGGAATACGGACGCAAGGCGACGGAATTGGCTGATAAGGAGGCGGCCAGCGATCCGCAACGTGCGTTGCTGGCGGCCACGGCCCACACCACCTTGGGCAAGGCGCTGCTGAACCAGGGTAACAGCAGGGCAGCCATCGCCGAACTGCAAGAGGCGTCCGGCGCACTGAAGAACGAACCCGGAGTGCTCGCCGAATGTCTGTACTACCTGGGGTTCGCCTACGCCAAACTGAACCGTTTGACGGAAGCGCGGCAAGTGCTGATGCAGGCGGTGGAAATCAACAGCCCGTACCGGCAGCCGGCCCGCGATCTGCTGGTGAAGGTGAACGCCGCACGCTCCCGGACCCGCTAG
- a CDS encoding YkvA family protein: MSHELRRGLRRAKKAAESYAQDPERSGRLLEEAQRKAERRRGVFGSLWEDFTTALRLLRSWRRRRYTDVPWRTVVALLAALIYFVNPLDVVPDALPIIGYLDDATIVAWVLHSVRGDLRRFRRWEEAAAD, translated from the coding sequence GTGTCGCACGAATTGAGACGGGGCCTGCGCCGGGCCAAGAAGGCAGCCGAATCGTACGCGCAGGATCCCGAGCGTTCCGGTCGCCTGCTCGAAGAGGCCCAGCGAAAGGCCGAACGCCGCCGGGGTGTGTTCGGCAGCCTGTGGGAAGATTTCACCACCGCACTGCGGCTGCTGCGCTCCTGGCGGCGCCGCCGTTACACCGACGTCCCATGGCGGACGGTAGTGGCCCTGCTGGCTGCGCTGATTTATTTCGTGAATCCCCTGGATGTTGTCCCGGACGCCCTGCCCATCATCGGCTACCTTGATGACGCTACCATCGTTGCCTGGGTGCTGCACTCGGTGCGGGGAGACCTGCGGCGCTTTCGACGCTGGGAAGAAGCGGCCGCGGATTAG